A stretch of the Microcella sp. genome encodes the following:
- the lepA gene encoding translation elongation factor 4, whose amino-acid sequence MSPRASTALAPAATDPTLIRNFCIIAHIDHGKSTLADRMLGITGVVSDRDMRAQYLDRMDIERERGITIKSQAVRMPWALAPEEGGKPVTYALNMIDTPGHVDFTYEVSRSLAACEGAILLVDAAQGIEAQTLANLYLALENDLTIIPVLNKIDLPAADPEKYARELAGLIGGDPDDVLRVSGKTGMGVEDLLDEVVRQIPAPTGDPNAPARAMIFDSVYDSYRGVVTYVRMVDGRLSPRERIQMMSTRATHELLEIGVSSPEPTPSKGLGVGEVGYLITGVKDVRQSKVGDTVTNAQKPASTALAGYTDPKPMVFSGLYPIDGSDYPVLREALDKLKLSDASLNYEPETSVALGFGFRCGFLGLLHLEIVTERLEREFSLDLISTAPSVTYEVVTDDKKHFVVTNPSEFPTGGKIATVTEPMVRAAILAPKDYVGTIMELCQSRRGTLIGMDYLGEDRVEIKYTMPLGEIVFDFFDHLKSKTAGYASLDYEPAGDQEADLVKVDILLQGEAVDAFSAIVHREKAYAYGVLMTERLKKLIPRQQFEVPIQAAIGARIIARESISAMRKDVLAKCYGGDITRKRKLLEKQKEGKKRMKMVGRVEVPQEAFIAALSGDVEVKKK is encoded by the coding sequence ATGTCTCCCCGCGCCTCCACCGCCCTCGCCCCTGCCGCGACCGACCCGACGCTGATTCGCAATTTCTGCATCATCGCGCACATCGACCACGGCAAATCGACCCTTGCCGACCGCATGCTCGGCATCACGGGTGTCGTCAGCGACCGCGACATGCGCGCGCAGTATCTCGACCGCATGGACATCGAGCGCGAGCGCGGCATCACCATCAAGAGCCAGGCAGTGCGCATGCCGTGGGCGCTTGCTCCGGAGGAGGGCGGCAAGCCCGTCACCTACGCGCTCAACATGATCGACACGCCCGGCCACGTCGACTTCACCTACGAGGTGAGCCGCAGCCTCGCCGCTTGCGAAGGCGCGATTCTGCTCGTCGATGCGGCGCAGGGCATCGAGGCCCAGACGCTGGCGAACCTCTACCTGGCGCTCGAGAACGACCTGACGATCATCCCGGTGCTCAACAAGATCGACCTGCCGGCAGCCGACCCCGAGAAGTATGCGCGAGAGCTCGCCGGGCTCATCGGCGGCGACCCCGACGACGTGCTGCGAGTGAGCGGCAAGACGGGCATGGGCGTCGAAGACCTGCTCGACGAGGTCGTGCGGCAGATTCCGGCGCCGACGGGCGACCCTAACGCCCCGGCCCGCGCGATGATCTTCGACTCGGTGTACGACTCGTACCGCGGCGTGGTCACCTATGTGCGCATGGTGGATGGCCGCCTCAGCCCGCGCGAGCGCATCCAGATGATGTCGACGCGGGCGACCCACGAGTTGCTCGAGATCGGCGTCAGCTCGCCCGAGCCCACTCCCAGCAAGGGCCTGGGGGTCGGAGAGGTCGGCTACCTCATCACCGGAGTGAAAGACGTGCGCCAGTCGAAGGTGGGCGACACGGTCACCAACGCGCAGAAGCCCGCGTCGACGGCGCTCGCGGGCTACACCGACCCGAAGCCCATGGTGTTCTCGGGGCTCTACCCGATCGACGGCAGCGACTACCCGGTGCTGCGTGAGGCGCTCGACAAGCTGAAGCTGTCTGACGCGAGCCTCAACTACGAGCCCGAGACGTCGGTGGCGCTGGGCTTCGGCTTCCGCTGCGGGTTCTTGGGGCTCTTGCACCTCGAGATCGTTACCGAGCGGCTCGAGCGCGAGTTCAGCCTCGACCTCATCTCGACGGCGCCGAGCGTGACCTACGAGGTGGTGACCGACGACAAGAAGCACTTCGTCGTGACGAACCCGAGCGAGTTTCCGACCGGCGGCAAGATCGCCACCGTGACCGAGCCGATGGTGCGCGCCGCGATCTTGGCGCCGAAAGACTACGTCGGCACGATCATGGAGCTCTGCCAGAGCCGACGCGGCACGCTCATCGGCATGGACTATCTCGGCGAAGACCGCGTCGAGATCAAGTACACGATGCCCCTCGGCGAGATCGTCTTCGACTTCTTCGATCACCTGAAGAGCAAGACGGCCGGTTATGCGAGCCTCGACTACGAGCCCGCGGGCGATCAAGAGGCCGACCTCGTCAAGGTCGACATTCTGCTGCAGGGCGAGGCTGTCGACGCGTTCAGCGCGATCGTGCACCGCGAGAAGGCCTACGCCTATGGCGTGCTCATGACCGAGCGCCTCAAGAAGCTCATCCCGCGCCAGCAGTTCGAGGTGCCGATTCAGGCCGCGATCGGCGCCCGCATCATCGCGCGCGAGTCGATCAGCGCGATGCGCAAAGACGTGCTCGCCAAGTGCTACGGCGGTGACATCACCCGAAAGCGCAAGCTGCTCGAGAAGCAGAAAGAGGGCAAGAAGCGCATGAAGATGGTGGGTCGCGTCGAAGTGCCGCAAGAGGCCTTCATCGCCGCGCTCTCGGGCGACGTCGAGGTCAAGAAGAAGTGA
- a CDS encoding bifunctional riboflavin kinase/FAD synthetase: MTGQLVLGIENLPRDGRPSAVTIGKFDGVHRGHRAVLERLASEAQGRRTVVVTFDRHPASVLSPETAPEPLLSVEQKTEALLEAGVDIVVVLPFTPEFAALTADDFVAQVLVAGLSAEVVLVGADFRYGAHGSGTVDSLRSAGERGGFAVALVDDVCEHDGTRISSTGIRGMLATGLTTEATEALGRPHRIRSLVVHGHQRGRDLGYPTANLAHDAEGYIPADGVYACWLHVGGDRYGAAVSIGNNPTFGDVPEKTVEAHAIDVHLDLYDQVVELEFIEYIRPMHKFPSADALAAQMGADELRIRDVLGLPAPT; encoded by the coding sequence ATGACTGGCCAGCTCGTGCTCGGCATCGAGAACCTGCCCCGCGATGGTCGCCCGAGCGCCGTCACGATCGGCAAGTTCGACGGCGTGCACCGTGGCCATCGCGCCGTGCTCGAGCGCCTCGCGAGCGAAGCCCAAGGGCGGCGCACAGTCGTCGTCACGTTCGACCGACACCCCGCCTCGGTGTTGAGCCCCGAGACCGCCCCCGAGCCTCTGCTCAGCGTCGAGCAGAAGACCGAAGCGCTGCTCGAAGCGGGCGTCGACATCGTCGTGGTTCTGCCCTTCACCCCCGAGTTCGCGGCACTGACAGCTGATGACTTCGTTGCGCAGGTGCTTGTCGCCGGCCTGAGTGCCGAGGTCGTGCTCGTCGGCGCCGACTTCCGCTACGGCGCTCACGGCTCGGGCACGGTCGACTCGTTGCGGTCAGCGGGCGAGCGCGGCGGGTTCGCGGTCGCCCTCGTCGACGACGTGTGCGAGCATGACGGCACGCGCATCTCCTCCACCGGCATCCGCGGCATGCTCGCGACCGGGCTCACGACCGAGGCGACCGAGGCACTGGGTCGACCGCACCGCATCCGCTCGCTCGTCGTGCACGGCCACCAGCGCGGCCGCGACCTCGGCTACCCGACCGCGAACCTCGCCCACGATGCCGAGGGCTACATTCCCGCCGACGGCGTCTACGCGTGCTGGCTACACGTGGGCGGTGACCGCTACGGCGCCGCGGTCTCGATCGGCAACAACCCGACGTTCGGTGACGTGCCCGAGAAGACCGTCGAGGCCCACGCGATCGATGTGCACCTCGACCTCTACGACCAGGTCGTCGAGCTCGAGTTCATCGAGTACATCAGGCCCATGCACAAGTTTCCGTCGGCGGATGCTCTTGCCGCGCAGATGGGTGCCGACGAGCTGCGCATCCGCGACGTGCTGGGGCTGCCCGCCCCGACTTAG
- the rpsT gene encoding 30S ribosomal protein S20, whose product MANIKSQIKRIKTNLKAQERNKAVKSELKTAIRRTNEAVAAGDKATAEAALKTATKKLDKAVSKGVIHENQAANRKSSIAKKVAAL is encoded by the coding sequence GTGGCAAACATCAAGTCGCAGATCAAGCGCATCAAGACCAACCTCAAGGCGCAAGAGCGCAACAAGGCTGTCAAGAGCGAGCTCAAGACGGCGATCCGCCGCACGAACGAGGCCGTCGCCGCTGGCGACAAGGCCACGGCCGAAGCCGCCCTCAAGACGGCGACCAAGAAGCTCGACAAGGCCGTCAGCAAGGGCGTCATTCACGAGAACCAGGCGGCGAACCGCAAGTCGTCGATCGCCAAGAAGGTCGCCGCGCTCTAG
- a CDS encoding heme-degrading domain-containing protein has translation MTDVDRAELDARIAEVVEQEQRLQFSTFSAEDAWMLGSRLRALGLERALAITIDIALGEQRLFHCALPGTSAHNGAWIERKKRTVREFGTSSYLVGLQARRGGSTFEEAPWIDPLQFAGHGGGFPLTIRGVGVVGTIAVSGQPQEVDHALIVEALSEHLGA, from the coding sequence GTGACCGACGTCGATCGCGCCGAGCTCGACGCCCGCATCGCCGAAGTCGTCGAGCAGGAGCAGCGCCTGCAGTTCTCCACGTTCAGCGCAGAGGACGCGTGGATGCTGGGCTCTCGGCTGCGTGCCCTCGGCCTCGAGCGGGCTCTCGCCATCACGATTGACATCGCACTGGGCGAGCAGCGGCTGTTCCACTGCGCGCTGCCGGGCACGTCGGCGCACAACGGTGCCTGGATCGAGCGCAAGAAGCGCACGGTGCGCGAGTTCGGCACGTCGAGTTACCTGGTGGGCCTGCAGGCGCGACGCGGGGGATCGACCTTCGAAGAGGCTCCCTGGATCGACCCTTTGCAGTTCGCCGGCCACGGCGGGGGCTTTCCGCTGACGATTCGCGGGGTCGGAGTCGTCGGCACGATCGCCGTCTCGGGGCAGCCGCAAGAAGTCGACCACGCGCTCATCGTCGAAGCGCTGAGCGAGCACCTCGGCGCTTGA
- a CDS encoding sugar-binding transcriptional regulator yields MVPVDTAAANELLAVRAAELYYEENKTQDEIGAILRVTRWKVGRLLAQARERGIIRIEIVHPRARRLALERELTARFALNDAVVVPAPVDEVELQARVSEAAADYLVSHRPVPRLLGVSWGRTLHQVAEALPVGWSTGVNVVQINGGVSLSKRPGNAASTAVMIAQKAGGQATLLPTPAILERLETKRAIEGDRTVSGVVQMARGASAYLYSAGVADTSSVHVDSGYLTPADITRLVERGAVGDVIGRYITADGTIADPELDARTLGLGLEELRASSTSILVIGGEPKHAVARAIVTHGLCSVLVTDEHTARALLGHPDDTHDLDLATTASREDAS; encoded by the coding sequence ATGGTGCCCGTCGACACCGCCGCAGCCAATGAGCTGCTCGCTGTGCGCGCCGCCGAGCTCTACTACGAAGAGAACAAGACGCAAGACGAGATCGGTGCAATCTTGCGCGTCACTCGCTGGAAGGTCGGCCGGCTGCTCGCTCAGGCGCGCGAGCGCGGCATCATCCGCATCGAGATCGTGCACCCGCGCGCCCGCCGACTCGCCCTCGAACGCGAGCTGACGGCGCGTTTCGCCCTCAACGATGCGGTCGTCGTGCCCGCTCCGGTCGACGAGGTCGAGCTGCAGGCGCGCGTCTCAGAAGCCGCCGCCGACTACCTCGTGAGCCACCGACCGGTGCCGCGCCTGCTCGGCGTCAGCTGGGGCCGCACGCTGCACCAGGTGGCCGAGGCCCTGCCGGTCGGCTGGTCGACGGGCGTCAACGTCGTACAGATCAACGGCGGCGTGAGCCTCAGCAAGCGCCCCGGCAACGCCGCGAGCACGGCCGTCATGATCGCGCAGAAGGCGGGCGGCCAGGCAACTCTGCTGCCGACCCCCGCCATTCTCGAGCGGCTCGAGACCAAACGCGCGATCGAAGGCGACCGCACCGTGAGCGGCGTCGTGCAGATGGCGCGCGGAGCGAGCGCCTACCTGTACAGCGCGGGCGTCGCCGACACGAGCTCGGTGCACGTCGACAGCGGCTACCTCACGCCCGCCGACATCACACGGCTCGTCGAGCGCGGCGCCGTGGGCGATGTCATCGGTCGCTACATCACGGCTGACGGCACGATCGCCGACCCCGAACTGGATGCTCGCACGCTCGGCCTCGGCCTCGAAGAGCTGCGCGCCTCGAGTACGAGCATTCTCGTGATCGGCGGTGAGCCCAAACACGCGGTCGCCCGCGCGATCGTGACGCACGGCCTCTGCTCGGTGCTCGTGACCGACGAGCACACCGCGCGGGCCCTGCTCGGACACCCCGATGACACGCACGACCTCGACCTCGCCACCACCGCCTCCCGAGAGGACGCCTCATGA
- a CDS encoding DUF1990 family protein, whose protein sequence is MSTDRDDARQQQAVTYAAVGASQAPDLMQYPPAGYRPLELRGRIGHGDDRWAYAVDELLTGGVYRGAGMGVRITPVSAADAEREYQPVEFDEQGEPAEPAQVGAVDEVYTGSGARHLRAGDIIVVGLEVRRSIWLPLPTRVVLLEVDEGRVMYAVGTLPGHPFSGEESFTLEQTDDGSVWLTVRSFARPASWWAWPLLPGLLLARTMIARRFLRALMGPISAQPA, encoded by the coding sequence GTGAGCACTGATCGCGATGACGCGCGCCAGCAGCAAGCGGTGACATACGCCGCCGTCGGCGCGAGCCAGGCGCCCGATCTGATGCAGTATCCGCCCGCCGGCTACCGGCCGCTCGAGCTACGCGGACGCATCGGCCACGGCGACGACCGGTGGGCCTACGCGGTCGACGAGCTGCTGACGGGCGGCGTCTACCGCGGTGCAGGCATGGGCGTGCGCATCACGCCCGTCTCGGCGGCCGACGCCGAGCGCGAGTACCAGCCCGTCGAGTTCGACGAGCAGGGCGAGCCTGCCGAGCCCGCCCAGGTCGGTGCGGTCGACGAGGTCTACACGGGCAGTGGCGCGCGGCATCTGCGCGCGGGCGACATCATCGTGGTCGGCCTCGAGGTGCGGCGCAGCATCTGGTTGCCGCTGCCGACCCGGGTCGTGCTGCTCGAGGTCGACGAGGGGCGCGTCATGTACGCGGTCGGAACCCTGCCCGGGCATCCGTTCTCGGGCGAAGAATCGTTCACGCTCGAGCAGACCGACGATGGCTCGGTGTGGCTCACCGTGCGCAGTTTCGCGCGGCCCGCCTCCTGGTGGGCCTGGCCGCTGCTGCCCGGACTGCTACTGGCCCGCACGATGATTGCGCGACGGTTTCTGCGCGCGCTCATGGGCCCGATCTCTGCTCAGCCAGCCTGA
- a CDS encoding CynX/NimT family MFS transporter, producing the protein MTDAPISRRGGVALGIAGIVLIAATLRLPVGALSPLAPLIDSDIALSATALGVLGMLPPIGFAIAGLTAPAVGHRIGLERALLLAIGVMISGHLVRAAAPDFIVLVLGSLLVLLGAGFGNVLLPSAVKRFTPGSIGPMTAAYATIMATMSALPPLLAVPIADESGWRLSLATWALVVLVAVVPWVLLVVRAARSAAAAKAATARGEAADDITEPDTHRFAQLARSRTVWGITIPFTVSSISAYVTFGLLPVILQDIAGVTAAEAGSLLALFAILGMPLALVAPVLTARLRTPTPLLLTSMMLFGLGYGGLLLAPALAPVIWVAAIGLGQITFPMCLALFSLRTASATNAANVSGFVQTVGYAIAAISPLALGALHELTGSWVPSLVVLLVIVALTVPAIPLLARGDRVEDDLGGALQP; encoded by the coding sequence GTGACCGACGCCCCGATCAGCCGCCGCGGAGGCGTCGCTCTCGGCATCGCCGGTATCGTGCTCATCGCCGCGACTCTGCGCCTGCCGGTGGGGGCACTCTCGCCGCTCGCGCCACTCATCGACTCTGACATCGCGCTCTCGGCAACGGCGCTCGGCGTGCTGGGCATGCTGCCGCCCATCGGTTTCGCGATCGCCGGACTCACGGCACCGGCCGTCGGGCATCGCATCGGCCTCGAGCGGGCCCTGCTGCTCGCCATCGGGGTCATGATCTCAGGCCACCTCGTGCGCGCCGCGGCTCCCGACTTCATCGTGCTCGTGCTCGGCAGCCTGCTCGTACTGCTCGGCGCAGGGTTCGGCAACGTGCTGCTGCCCTCGGCCGTCAAGCGCTTCACGCCCGGTTCGATCGGACCGATGACGGCCGCCTACGCCACGATCATGGCGACCATGTCGGCACTGCCACCGCTGCTCGCCGTGCCGATCGCCGACGAGTCTGGCTGGCGCTTGTCACTCGCGACCTGGGCGCTCGTCGTGCTGGTCGCCGTCGTGCCGTGGGTGCTGCTCGTCGTGCGCGCAGCCCGCAGCGCCGCCGCCGCGAAAGCCGCGACGGCGCGGGGCGAAGCGGCCGACGACATCACCGAGCCCGACACCCACCGCTTCGCGCAACTGGCCCGGTCGCGCACGGTGTGGGGCATCACGATTCCCTTCACGGTCTCGAGCATCTCGGCCTACGTGACGTTCGGGCTACTGCCCGTGATTCTGCAAGACATCGCGGGCGTCACAGCGGCCGAAGCCGGCTCGTTGCTCGCCCTCTTCGCCATTCTCGGCATGCCGCTCGCGCTCGTCGCGCCCGTGCTGACCGCGCGGCTGCGCACGCCGACGCCCCTTCTGCTCACGTCGATGATGCTCTTCGGGCTCGGCTACGGAGGATTGCTGCTCGCGCCTGCCCTCGCACCCGTGATCTGGGTCGCCGCGATCGGGCTGGGGCAGATCACCTTTCCGATGTGCCTCGCGCTCTTCTCGCTGCGCACCGCGTCAGCGACGAACGCCGCCAACGTCAGCGGATTCGTGCAGACCGTCGGCTACGCCATCGCGGCGATCAGCCCACTCGCCCTCGGCGCGCTGCACGAGCTCACCGGCTCGTGGGTGCCGAGCCTCGTCGTGCTGCTCGTCATCGTCGCGCTGACCGTGCCCGCGATTCCGCTGCTCGCGCGCGGCGACCGGGTCGAAGACGACCTCGGCGGCGCGCTGCAGCCGTAG
- the holA gene encoding DNA polymerase III subunit delta has protein sequence MAAPKKASSARAAASIPQVAWHQIRPAPVILVSGPEGFLAERASRQLRDALRDIDASLEVHDLMADAYAPGELMSLASPSLFGEPRLIRVDGASTMNDAFLQEALEYLETPADDTTLLIRHSGGVRGKKLLDAIRQGVGGGIEVVCAELKRDSDRADFAAAEFRHAARPIAPAALRALVSAFTDDLAELAGACQQLMADTEGDITEQTVAKYYGGRVETNAFAVADAAIAGRHGEALGLLRHALATGADPVPMVAAFAMKLRTMAKVGGTRGASGQVASSLGLAPWQVDRARRDLQGWDEAGLGRAILAAAETDAAVKGAGRDPVYAVETLVRTVSARGHDL, from the coding sequence ATGGCTGCGCCGAAGAAGGCCTCCTCCGCGCGAGCTGCCGCGAGCATCCCGCAAGTCGCCTGGCACCAAATCCGGCCGGCGCCCGTGATTCTCGTGAGCGGCCCCGAGGGCTTCCTCGCCGAGCGCGCGAGCCGTCAGTTGCGGGATGCCCTCCGCGACATCGACGCGAGCCTCGAGGTGCACGACCTCATGGCCGATGCCTACGCGCCCGGCGAGCTCATGAGCCTTGCGAGCCCGTCGCTGTTTGGCGAACCCCGGTTGATCAGGGTCGACGGGGCCTCGACGATGAACGACGCGTTTCTGCAGGAGGCGCTCGAGTACCTCGAAACTCCGGCCGACGACACGACGCTGCTGATCCGCCACAGTGGGGGAGTGCGCGGCAAGAAGCTGCTCGACGCCATTCGTCAGGGAGTCGGCGGCGGCATCGAGGTCGTCTGCGCCGAGCTCAAGCGCGACAGCGATCGCGCCGACTTCGCGGCAGCCGAGTTCCGGCATGCCGCGCGCCCGATCGCCCCGGCAGCGCTGCGCGCGCTCGTGAGCGCTTTCACCGACGACCTCGCCGAGCTCGCGGGCGCGTGCCAGCAGCTCATGGCCGACACCGAGGGTGACATCACCGAGCAGACCGTGGCGAAGTACTACGGCGGCAGGGTCGAGACGAACGCGTTCGCCGTGGCCGACGCCGCCATTGCCGGTCGGCACGGCGAAGCGCTCGGGCTGCTGCGCCACGCACTCGCGACCGGGGCCGACCCTGTGCCGATGGTGGCCGCCTTCGCGATGAAGCTGCGCACGATGGCCAAGGTGGGCGGCACGCGCGGCGCGAGCGGCCAGGTCGCGTCGTCGCTCGGCCTCGCGCCCTGGCAGGTCGACCGCGCGCGCCGCGACCTGCAGGGCTGGGACGAAGCGGGCCTCGGCCGCGCGATCCTCGCCGCCGCCGAGACCGACGCTGCCGTCAAGGGCGCAGGCCGCGACCCGGTCTACGCCGTCGAGACTCTCGTGCGCACGGTCTCCGCCCGCGGCCACGACCTCTAG
- the deoC gene encoding deoxyribose-phosphate aldolase, with product MTITQPVGLAPTDRAERLLGGDLTETALRLHLEGLSGVDAVGLEQRAAGLSTRSIKTTSKAWALDTIIRTCDLTTLEGADTPGKVRSLVAKAITPDATDLTTPSVAAVCVYGDMVPYAVEALGARHGDPDQGLVSVAAVATAFPSGRASLAIKLADTREAVAAGADEIDMVIDRGAFLSGQYGVVFDQIVAVKEACARPDGTAAHLKVILETGELQTYDNVRRASWLAILAGADFIKTSTGKVSPAATLPVTLLMLEVIRDWHRLTGEKVGMKPAGGIRSSKDAVRYLVTVAETVGEEWLTPHLWRFGASSLVNDVLLQRQKMRTGHYSGPDYVTVD from the coding sequence ATGACCATCACCCAGCCCGTCGGTCTCGCACCGACGGATCGCGCCGAGCGTCTGCTCGGCGGCGACCTCACTGAGACCGCGCTGCGGCTGCACCTCGAAGGGCTCAGCGGTGTCGACGCCGTGGGCCTCGAGCAGCGCGCCGCGGGCCTCAGCACCCGATCGATCAAGACCACGTCGAAGGCGTGGGCCCTCGACACGATCATCCGCACCTGCGACTTGACGACGCTCGAGGGTGCTGACACCCCCGGCAAGGTGCGCTCGCTCGTCGCCAAGGCCATCACGCCCGACGCCACCGACCTGACGACGCCGAGCGTCGCCGCGGTGTGCGTCTACGGCGACATGGTGCCCTACGCGGTCGAGGCGCTCGGCGCCCGGCACGGCGACCCCGACCAGGGGCTCGTGAGCGTGGCGGCCGTCGCCACGGCGTTCCCCTCGGGGCGCGCGAGCCTCGCCATCAAGCTCGCCGACACGCGCGAGGCTGTCGCTGCCGGCGCCGATGAGATCGACATGGTCATCGACCGCGGGGCCTTCCTCAGCGGCCAGTACGGCGTCGTGTTCGACCAGATCGTCGCCGTGAAAGAGGCGTGCGCGCGACCCGACGGCACTGCAGCGCACCTCAAGGTCATTCTCGAGACCGGCGAGCTGCAGACCTACGACAACGTGCGGAGGGCATCCTGGCTCGCGATTCTCGCCGGTGCCGACTTCATCAAGACCTCGACGGGCAAGGTGAGCCCCGCGGCGACGCTGCCCGTCACGCTGCTCATGCTCGAAGTGATTCGCGACTGGCACCGCCTCACGGGCGAGAAGGTGGGCATGAAGCCGGCGGGCGGCATCCGCTCGTCGAAAGACGCCGTGCGCTACCTCGTGACGGTCGCCGAGACCGTGGGCGAAGAGTGGCTCACGCCGCACCTGTGGCGGTTCGGCGCCTCGAGCCTCGTCAACGACGTGCTGCTGCAGCGCCAGAAGATGCGAACCGGTCACTACAGTGGCCCCGACTACGTGACGGTGGACTAG
- a CDS encoding ROK family protein: MTDYALAVDLGGTKVEAALVDAQGSVLAESRHRRPTGASSTSPQLETAVTEAVRDALAALPADATLLGAGIGSAGPIAGTTGNVSPLNLAAWRDYPLGDLVAQQVPGLPVTLRMDGICIALAEVWLGAAQGESNVMGMIVSTGVGGGLILGDRVIAGPTGNAGHIGHVAVTGHDALCACGARGCLEAVASGPRTVTWAREHGFAGETGEQLAEAARAGDRTARDAIERSATAVGRAIASAGALVDLDVVAIGGGFSHVSDDYIDLVQAAVRAHSDFGFVTKTRVVASGLSGEGPLIGAAALVHRADLLG, encoded by the coding sequence GTGACCGACTACGCCCTCGCCGTCGACCTCGGCGGCACGAAGGTCGAGGCCGCGCTCGTCGATGCTCAGGGTTCTGTGCTGGCCGAGTCTCGGCATCGCCGCCCGACCGGCGCTTCGTCGACCTCGCCGCAGCTCGAGACCGCCGTGACCGAGGCGGTGCGGGATGCCCTCGCGGCGCTGCCCGCCGACGCGACCCTGCTCGGCGCCGGCATCGGCAGTGCGGGCCCCATTGCCGGCACGACCGGCAACGTGTCTCCGCTCAACCTCGCGGCCTGGCGCGACTACCCGCTCGGCGATCTGGTCGCGCAGCAGGTGCCCGGGCTGCCCGTGACCCTGCGGATGGACGGCATCTGCATCGCCCTGGCCGAGGTGTGGCTCGGCGCGGCGCAAGGCGAGTCGAACGTCATGGGCATGATCGTCTCGACCGGTGTCGGCGGCGGGCTCATTCTCGGCGACCGCGTCATTGCGGGGCCGACCGGCAACGCCGGGCACATCGGGCACGTCGCGGTGACGGGCCATGACGCGCTCTGCGCGTGCGGCGCGCGCGGCTGCCTCGAAGCGGTCGCCTCGGGCCCGCGCACGGTCACGTGGGCGCGCGAACACGGTTTCGCGGGCGAGACGGGCGAGCAGCTCGCCGAGGCTGCTCGTGCCGGTGATAGGACGGCGCGTGACGCGATCGAGCGCTCAGCCACGGCGGTCGGGCGCGCGATCGCCAGCGCGGGCGCCCTCGTCGACCTCGACGTCGTCGCGATCGGCGGCGGCTTCAGCCACGTGAGCGACGACTACATCGACCTCGTGCAGGCCGCCGTGCGCGCGCACAGCGACTTCGGTTTCGTCACGAAGACGCGCGTCGTGGCCTCGGGCCTGAGCGGCGAAGGCCCGCTCATCGGCGCCGCGGCGCTCGTGCACCGCGCCGACTTGCTCGGCTGA